In Leptolyngbya sp. CCY15150, a single window of DNA contains:
- a CDS encoding tetratricopeptide repeat protein encodes MADQASIYISRKPAEDILKGLDAALQHPDQHPIIFHVWGIGGVGKSTLLKKLRQDRQDNATILRFSFGDRPEEPETPLMVMEALAKTLGELRGPVWKRDLFAEDPFPKLWQQYQETRYQLETQPSQGNSVTSEELRQVKSVLRHGVDLSEWLGMPKPVAVAGRVLADQGVDGVTAILSVKDELVNLLNSHQATKKNRVLQELMLNPIAKLSDALMTSLQQRSKTSPVVLLLDTYEKAPDEIDSWVRRMLLDVRERLQTHPVRVLIAGRYCITERSEVWRKLQQDYIWMFARELRRFDADQTNDYIDQGQLEAVGSREELHEATKGLPYYLNFIRQRHEQGQPLDLSQGNQAVERLLLQGMTEAQKQIIQLAACCRWIDKPIITYLIQQFHIDPKAVLGTEEDCYTWLTQKTFVEVVQSRYRLDDVARDVFHQSFQREDDTGFRQAHEVLVNYFKARSDREVPKTSAPPAKYENPTWRDLRSEYLYHLIFGRVEILKTQFVSHLLEASYFWVLSMVQSPHTTAMAEKGLPNTNYLIPYANYDFLHKVQPVVGLGRTLLQKPFGSPADYLQDLRLSTGDVDKSVRLCLSQQDSLNGLAHFSALLYQAHQCSDDDRINYLMVAQEQAKKLIHPDYPSFSSDLFWSIGSDLHQLREYEEALAAYDQALDIKPDFHEALSNKGVVLDNLGRYEEALAAYDQALDIKPDFHEALSNKGFALINLGRYEEALVACDQALDIKPDFHMALSNKGFALINLGRYEEALVACDQALDIKPDFHEALTNKGGALINLGRYEEALVA; translated from the coding sequence ATGGCGGATCAGGCATCAATTTATATCTCTCGAAAACCAGCGGAAGACATTCTTAAAGGTCTCGATGCAGCGCTACAGCATCCTGATCAGCATCCGATCATCTTCCATGTTTGGGGGATTGGAGGCGTTGGCAAGTCCACATTGCTGAAAAAGCTTCGTCAGGATCGGCAGGATAACGCTACTATTCTGCGGTTTTCCTTTGGCGATCGCCCTGAAGAACCCGAAACACCGCTCATGGTGATGGAAGCGCTTGCCAAAACGCTAGGCGAGCTGCGTGGCCCAGTTTGGAAACGAGATTTGTTTGCGGAGGATCCCTTCCCAAAACTCTGGCAGCAGTATCAAGAGACACGGTATCAGCTTGAGACGCAACCATCTCAGGGAAATAGTGTGACATCAGAAGAGCTGAGACAGGTGAAGTCTGTCTTAAGGCATGGGGTAGATCTATCTGAGTGGCTGGGGATGCCTAAGCCGGTGGCGGTGGCAGGACGAGTGTTGGCAGATCAGGGTGTTGATGGTGTAACAGCGATCCTGTCGGTCAAGGATGAATTGGTCAATCTTCTCAACTCCCATCAAGCAACGAAGAAAAATCGGGTTTTGCAAGAGTTGATGCTCAATCCCATTGCTAAGTTGAGTGATGCGCTGATGACGAGTCTGCAGCAGCGATCTAAAACATCTCCTGTGGTGTTATTGCTCGATACCTACGAAAAAGCTCCTGATGAGATTGATAGTTGGGTTCGACGGATGCTGTTAGACGTTCGCGAACGGTTGCAAACTCACCCTGTCCGAGTTTTGATAGCAGGACGCTACTGCATCACAGAGCGTAGTGAAGTTTGGCGGAAGCTGCAGCAAGACTATATCTGGATGTTTGCCCGAGAATTAAGACGGTTTGATGCAGACCAAACTAACGACTACATTGATCAAGGACAGCTTGAAGCCGTTGGCAGCCGCGAAGAGCTTCACGAGGCTACCAAGGGACTTCCCTACTATCTCAACTTCATTCGCCAGCGGCATGAGCAGGGGCAACCTCTAGATCTATCCCAGGGAAATCAGGCGGTGGAGCGTCTTCTGCTTCAGGGGATGACGGAGGCACAAAAACAGATCATTCAACTAGCTGCCTGCTGTCGTTGGATTGATAAGCCGATCATCACTTATTTAATTCAGCAGTTTCATATTGATCCAAAAGCTGTTTTGGGAACAGAGGAAGATTGCTATACTTGGCTGACTCAAAAGACCTTTGTTGAGGTTGTACAGTCCCGCTATCGACTGGATGATGTGGCGCGAGATGTTTTCCATCAGTCGTTTCAGCGAGAGGATGATACCGGATTTCGTCAAGCTCATGAAGTTTTAGTCAACTATTTCAAAGCTCGATCGGATCGAGAAGTGCCAAAGACCAGTGCCCCACCTGCAAAATATGAAAATCCAACTTGGCGAGATTTGCGCTCAGAATATTTATATCACCTTATATTTGGCCGCGTAGAGATACTAAAGACACAGTTTGTTTCTCATCTCCTGGAAGCCAGCTATTTCTGGGTGCTTAGTATGGTGCAATCGCCCCACACAACGGCAATGGCCGAGAAAGGCTTACCGAACACAAATTATCTCATACCATATGCTAATTACGATTTCTTGCACAAAGTTCAGCCTGTGGTAGGGCTAGGACGCACCCTTCTGCAAAAACCTTTTGGATCACCTGCTGACTATCTTCAGGATTTGAGGCTATCTACCGGTGATGTTGATAAATCGGTTAGGCTTTGTCTATCTCAGCAAGATTCATTGAATGGCTTGGCCCATTTCTCAGCTCTTCTTTATCAGGCACATCAATGCTCGGACGATGATCGGATTAATTATCTCATGGTTGCCCAGGAGCAAGCAAAAAAACTCATACATCCAGACTATCCTAGCTTTAGCAGCGATCTATTTTGGTCGATTGGATCTGATCTGCATCAGTTGAGAGAGTACGAAGAAGCGCTCGCCGCCTATGACCAAGCCCTTGATATTAAACCCGACTTCCACGAAGCGCTCTCCAACAAAGGGGTTGTGCTAGATAATTTAGGACGCTACGAAGAGGCGCTCGCCGCCTATGACCAAGCCCTTGATATTAAACCCGACTTCCACGAAGCGCTCTCCAACAAAGGGTTTGCGCTAATTAACTTAGGACGCTACGAAGAGGCGCTCGTCGCCTGTGACCAAGCCCTAGACATTAAACCCGATTTCCACATGGCGCTCTCCAACAAAGGGTTTGCGCTAATTAACTTAGGACGCTACGAAGAGGCGCTCGTCGCCTGTGACCAAGCCCTAGACATTAAACCCGACTTCCACGAAGCGCTCACCAACAAAGGAGGTGCGCTAATTAACTTAGGACGCTACGAAGAGGCGCTCGTCGCCT
- a CDS encoding PIN domain-containing protein, producing MISIADTGFIVALVDRQDSYHQDVKAIYLQQKEIIVPQSVLAEVAYLLGRAAGISSVVQFLRSLKTSRFELTALTEEDIARIGDVLEEYQDSRIDFVDASVMAIAERLNLTIVLTLDRRDFSLYRPQHCPAFTLLP from the coding sequence ATGATTTCTATTGCTGATACAGGATTTATTGTTGCCCTGGTAGATCGTCAAGATTCCTATCACCAGGACGTAAAAGCTATCTATCTTCAGCAAAAAGAAATTATTGTTCCTCAAAGTGTATTAGCAGAAGTTGCCTATCTCTTGGGTCGAGCTGCTGGCATCTCTTCGGTTGTTCAATTTCTGCGATCGCTAAAAACAAGTCGCTTTGAGCTAACGGCTCTGACAGAAGAGGATATTGCAAGAATAGGAGATGTTTTAGAAGAGTATCAAGACAGTAGAATAGACTTTGTAGATGCTTCTGTTATGGCGATCGCAGAACGCTTGAACCTCACAATAGTTTTGACCTTAGATCGACGAGATTTTAGTCTCTATCGACCTCAACACTGTCCTGCTTTCACGTTACTTCCCTAG
- a CDS encoding 2-oxoisovalerate dehydrogenase, with product MSHEVLSVIPKTLKEIIFLVEEDNEGGYVAQALGESIVTQADTLEALRIMVKDAVACHFEEGENRPRLIRLHIVRDGVLAL from the coding sequence ATGAGTCATGAAGTATTGTCGGTGATTCCAAAAACGCTGAAGGAAATTATTTTCTTAGTTGAGGAAGACAATGAGGGGGGATACGTTGCCCAGGCTCTGGGAGAATCTATCGTTACTCAGGCGGATACCTTGGAAGCGCTGAGAATTATGGTGAAGGATGCGGTCGCTTGTCATTTTGAGGAGGGAGAGAATCGCCCTCGATTGATTCGGCTCCATATTGTTCGGGATGGGGTGCTTGCCCTATGA
- a CDS encoding SulP family inorganic anion transporter, translating into MQITNKIHFRNLRGDLFGGVTAAVIALPMALAFGVASGAGAVSGLWGAVLVGFFAALFGGTPTLISEPTGPMTVVMTAVIAQLMAADPENGMAMAFTVVMMAGVFQIIFGLLRLGKYVTLMPYTVISGFMSGIGIILVILQMAPFLGQANPPGGVVGMLRSLPELLVNIQPAETFLAAITIGIIWFMPARFKRLVPPQLIALIAGTVLSFVLFSGLDIRRIGEIPMGFPDMQVPTFSINQLRLMIVDAAVLGMLGCIDALLTSVVADSLTRTEHDSNKELIGQGLGNLMSGLFGGIAGAGATMGTVVNIQTGGKTALSGLTRAGVLLVVILGAGNLAGMIPLAVLAGIALKVGIDIIDWSFLKRAHEVSVKGALIMYGVIILTVLVDLIAAVGIGVFVANILTIDRMSTLQAKSVQTITDADDAILIHADEKRWLDEANGRVLLFQLSGPMIFGVAKAIAREHNAISDCDAIVFDLSNVPHLGVTASLALENAIQEAVENRRYVFIVGAAGQTKQRLDKLKIFQLIPPQNLYMDRAAALKAAVNTVFPDVHEPPLDLDTDASVAL; encoded by the coding sequence ATGCAAATTACTAACAAAATTCATTTTCGCAACTTACGGGGTGACCTATTTGGGGGCGTCACGGCCGCCGTCATTGCGTTACCCATGGCGCTGGCGTTTGGTGTTGCTTCCGGAGCGGGAGCCGTCTCAGGTCTGTGGGGGGCGGTGTTGGTCGGTTTCTTTGCGGCCCTTTTTGGCGGCACGCCGACCCTCATTTCCGAACCTACGGGGCCGATGACGGTGGTGATGACGGCGGTCATTGCCCAGCTCATGGCAGCGGATCCAGAGAATGGCATGGCCATGGCCTTCACGGTGGTGATGATGGCTGGCGTCTTTCAGATCATATTTGGTCTGCTGCGGCTAGGGAAGTATGTGACGCTGATGCCCTACACCGTGATCTCGGGCTTTATGTCTGGGATTGGGATCATTCTGGTGATTTTGCAAATGGCTCCCTTTTTGGGCCAGGCGAATCCACCGGGTGGGGTTGTGGGCATGTTGCGATCGCTTCCCGAACTGCTCGTCAATATTCAACCGGCAGAAACCTTCCTGGCAGCGATCACCATCGGTATCATTTGGTTTATGCCCGCCAGATTCAAGCGGCTGGTTCCTCCCCAATTGATTGCCCTGATTGCCGGTACAGTTCTATCGTTTGTGCTGTTTTCGGGGCTCGATATTCGTCGGATTGGGGAAATCCCCATGGGCTTTCCAGACATGCAAGTCCCCACCTTTAGCATCAATCAATTGCGGCTGATGATTGTGGATGCAGCGGTGCTGGGGATGTTGGGCTGTATTGATGCCTTGCTCACCTCGGTTGTTGCTGATAGCCTTACCCGCACAGAGCATGATTCCAATAAGGAACTCATTGGTCAAGGTCTAGGTAACTTAATGTCGGGCTTGTTCGGCGGTATTGCCGGTGCCGGTGCCACCATGGGCACGGTGGTGAATATCCAAACGGGTGGGAAAACAGCGCTCTCGGGTTTAACTCGGGCGGGGGTGCTGTTGGTGGTCATTTTAGGAGCTGGTAACCTAGCAGGTATGATTCCCTTAGCAGTTTTGGCAGGTATTGCCCTCAAGGTTGGGATTGATATTATTGACTGGAGTTTCTTGAAGCGTGCCCATGAGGTGTCGGTCAAGGGTGCTCTAATTATGTATGGGGTGATTATCCTGACGGTGCTGGTAGACTTGATTGCAGCCGTGGGGATTGGGGTTTTCGTCGCCAATATTCTCACCATCGATCGCATGAGTACGCTGCAGGCTAAGTCTGTGCAAACGATTACAGATGCTGATGATGCCATTTTAATTCATGCGGATGAAAAGCGCTGGTTGGATGAGGCCAATGGTCGTGTTTTGCTGTTCCAGCTCAGTGGGCCGATGATTTTTGGCGTGGCGAAGGCGATCGCCCGTGAGCACAATGCGATCAGTGACTGTGATGCTATTGTGTTTGACTTAAGTAATGTCCCGCACTTGGGGGTGACGGCGTCCCTTGCCCTAGAGAATGCTATCCAAGAAGCTGTAGAAAATCGTCGCTATGTGTTTATTGTGGGGGCAGCCGGGCAAACCAAGCAGCGATTAGACAAATTAAAGATCTTCCAGTTAATTCCACCCCAAAATCTTTACATGGATAGGGCGGCAGCACTCAAAGCTGCAGTCAATACAGTTTTCCCAGATGTGCATGAGCCACCCTTAGATTTGGATACGGATGCTTCTGTTGCTCTTTAA